Proteins from a genomic interval of Methanofollis formosanus:
- a CDS encoding MarR family transcriptional regulator, translated as MSKTPGEDPVAALLRSKREITRFQILVEVAEHQPAVRQQEVAEKMGVTPQAVSEYIRELADDGFVSAYGRGRYEVTKEGIEWVLANAEVLENYARHVTRDVIQKVRVWPAVAAEPLHKGDAVGVFMKDGWLYASKTEQSAMGEVIADAEAGQDVGVARLTGLIDHAEGTVHVLKVPRIERGGSRKMDLAGVRGVLAGVQQVGIAGLEAAVVMKSIGRKPDISFGSREGVIEAAFHGVECAILIVDEEFTDFLKRLETAGLTYVIHDLILP; from the coding sequence ATGTCGAAGACACCAGGTGAAGACCCGGTGGCTGCACTGCTCCGAAGCAAACGGGAGATCACCCGTTTCCAGATCCTGGTCGAGGTCGCCGAGCACCAACCGGCGGTTCGGCAGCAGGAGGTCGCCGAGAAGATGGGAGTGACCCCCCAGGCGGTCTCCGAGTACATCCGAGAACTCGCCGACGACGGGTTCGTCTCGGCCTACGGCAGGGGCCGCTACGAGGTCACCAAAGAGGGGATCGAGTGGGTGCTTGCCAACGCCGAGGTGCTGGAGAACTATGCCCGCCATGTCACCCGCGACGTGATCCAGAAGGTGCGGGTCTGGCCGGCGGTCGCGGCCGAACCCCTCCACAAGGGCGACGCCGTCGGGGTCTTCATGAAAGACGGCTGGCTCTACGCCTCGAAGACCGAACAGAGTGCGATGGGTGAGGTGATCGCCGACGCCGAGGCCGGGCAGGACGTCGGCGTTGCACGGCTCACCGGGCTCATCGACCATGCCGAGGGGACGGTGCACGTCCTCAAGGTCCCGCGGATCGAGCGGGGCGGTTCCAGGAAGATGGACCTGGCCGGGGTGCGGGGGGTCCTGGCCGGCGTGCAGCAGGTGGGGATCGCCGGGCTCGAGGCGGCGGTCGTGATGAAAAGCATCGGACGAAAGCCCGACATCTCTTTTGGCTCGCGCGAAGGCGTGATCGAGGCCGCCTTCCACGGGGTGGAGTGCGCGATCCTCATCGTCGACGAAGAGTTCACCGATTTTCTCAAGAGGCTTGAGACCGCCGGCCTCACCTATGTGATCCACGACCTGATTCTGCCATGA
- a CDS encoding ArsR family transcriptional regulator, which translates to MTGHIRIVNDPVEIVPLLLTFNNPKFKEIYGLLNKQWMTEQELCEECDSTCVGPCLSILKKGNLIEEQWRMPKPGEKPSKEFRTTYGGFRANFQCTMTDLADLIYLALSTDENLRSMVTNVEDELEAGNTSIADIARKYSVSPLYVKGLTKRIPNLDVKGQGLMYVEDTR; encoded by the coding sequence GTGACAGGTCATATCAGGATAGTGAATGATCCCGTTGAGATCGTGCCTCTCTTGTTGACATTCAATAATCCGAAATTCAAAGAGATCTATGGACTTTTAAACAAGCAGTGGATGACCGAGCAAGAACTCTGCGAAGAGTGCGACAGTACCTGCGTCGGCCCGTGTCTCTCAATTCTGAAGAAGGGCAATCTCATCGAGGAACAGTGGCGGATGCCCAAACCGGGCGAGAAGCCGAGTAAAGAGTTCAGGACCACCTATGGCGGGTTCAGGGCGAACTTCCAGTGTACGATGACCGATCTGGCCGACCTCATCTACCTGGCGCTCTCGACGGATGAGAATCTGCGGTCGATGGTCACCAACGTCGAGGACGAGTTGGAGGCCGGGAACACGTCCATCGCCGACATCGCCAGGAAGTACAGTGTATCTCCCCTCTATGTCAAGGGTCTGACCAAACGGATCCCGAACCTCGACGTCAAGGGGCAGGGGCTGATGTATGTCGAAGACACCAGGTGA